From the genome of Prunus persica cultivar Lovell chromosome G8, Prunus_persica_NCBIv2, whole genome shotgun sequence:
CTTGGATTGCATGTACTTGGCTTTTCTCCAAGGAGGAACACGGAGGCCATTCTCCTTGAGAGATTGTTTTGCAGCTGGGCAAAGCAGAGATATAATTTTGTCAAGCTTTTCTTCTGTCCCAACAAAGATGGTGGGCAGAGTGTCTTTGAGCTGCTTGTAGTTTTGTGTAGGTCTTGCCAGTTCAAATTGAGACCTGAAATCCATGTCCACTATAAGCCTTGTCACTTTGACATTGTTCTTGTCCTTCATCATTACATCAACATATTCATAATCACCTGTAATTTGACAaacttaaacaaaacaaaaaaattaacccATCAAAACCAGAAAtgggtttttaaaaacaaatgaaattttcagacagagagggagagagacagagacagagtaCCTTCAGAGAGCCTAAAAGAAGAAACCCATGAAGTTTTGCAAAGGGAGGCTTCATAACCATCCTTTTTTAGTTTCATCACAACCCATTTGTTTTTCAGATTGTTGGGTTCCATCAAAGTCTCAGTGTTCCTCAAATACATCAACACTTTCTCAAGAATCTCAATCTCACAATCTGTCGCCCTCCATATTATCtcctttcaaaaataaaataaaaaaccagcataaaattaattaccaaaaaagaagGACGAGAAATGTACATATACAGTAGTAAAAGGAAGCTTTAGAAAAACAGAAGAGACCTGTAAAGTGAGATATTTGGATtgatgaggaggagagagGGGCTGTGAAGATGATAATGAGTTGGGTGGTGGAGCTGATGAGTCTGATTCATGGAAATCTCTCACCATTTGCATAAGGTCTTCTTCTGTTAAGCTGCCCATGATTTTCCTCTGTAAAATTTAATCTTGGCTTCCTTCTAGGCCTAAGGAGAAGAGTTGTATTTAAGAGCAAGTTTCAGAATTATGAGGtaacttcatttttatttcctttgcCTTGTTTGGTATTGCCTAGGAGCTTGACTTTTAGCCATTGATATAGTGATGTCATCAAGAAAAggtgtgaaaaaaaaaatcaataaaaagaagggaaaaagcaaagaaaagtaGTGCCATTGTAATCATTAGTACTGCACTGCATATCAATATCCTAAACTGTCACAGTAATTAAGTTACGGATATTGGATAAAGGACAAGGGCATTAATGTCATAGCTTGTACCATGCCTTCCTAGTCaagtttaatatttttaaattataatttgatttGTTAATGTTTCAATGTGGTTGAAATTACATTTTGGACATGTTGGTTGGCAGAAAATGTGATTCTTGTCCTAATTCATCAAGGAAGTATAATTAATCTGAAGGTAAATTTAGTGAAATAAAAGTCAAGGACTGGAATTTGAACTTCTCGTTTGAGACTGCTTTTTTAAGAAGCCATTTTGTTTATAAGCACTTTTAGTAAAAGcgtttttattataaagacgTTTGtctagtttggcattgctgtgaTGTTAAAATAATCGTTGTCAAATTTGCTATGAGAGAAAGCAATTtagcgtttggtaaactttttgttaaaagtgttgttgataCTGATTCtcgcataatcagaaaatgattcccataacaattttaacaataagtgattccTAAGAACCTGTGTTGTTGGTAAACCCAGTACCTattcgaaactgattcctgtataatcagaaaataaaagcacctcattagttGCTTCCTTATAtaactttctctcacagcaatttttaataataagtgattttcttatAGTTTACTAAACAGGCTAGCTTcctaaaattttttaaaaaatcacttattactCTAAATAAGCAATTCTAAACGGACacgttgaggttttcataaaaaatcGAAGTGCTTCCTGAAAAGCACAAGAGAGTACTTCTTGAAGAAGCAAcacttctaatttttttgccAAACATTGTCAAAAGCACTTTTAATTGTTATAAAGCACTTTTGACCCATCTAGAAACACTCTCAAACACTCTCAAAagcacttttctttttcctattgAAAATTGCGTATTGACTTACAGAAGGATAACATTTCTCGTGTAACGGATTGtatataatctttttttataattattttttagggttGTGTGTATAATCTGTGTTTAAGTATTAAATTGTGACTATGACTTCagcttttatttaataaataaaatattatcagATGATTGGGCTTGAGACAAAGTTATACACAATAAGTCGtgtaacaattttatttttaaaaaaatgaggaaaaaagaaaacaatctttacaatttttttccttgaaaaGCAGCTGGTAAAAGTCTTTAAGTTATATGGACATCTAgccattttggttttttgttttttgttttctcctcCTGACTATGCTA
Proteins encoded in this window:
- the LOC18767823 gene encoding uncharacterized protein LOC18767823 isoform X1, which produces MGSLTEEDLMQMVRDFHESDSSAPPPNSLSSSQPLSPPHQSKYLTLQEIIWRATDCEIEILEKVLMYLRNTETLMEPNNLKNKWVVMKLKKDGYEASLCKTSWVSSFRLSEVCQITGDYEYVDVMMKDKNNVKVTRLIVDMDFRSQFELARPTQNYKQLKDTLPTIFVGTEEKLDKIISLLCPAAKQSLKENGLRVPPWRKAKYMQSKWLSKDCKKVSINMETGIMDHKSEPQFTTTH
- the LOC18767823 gene encoding uncharacterized protein LOC18767823 isoform X2; protein product: MGSLTEEDLMQMVRDFHESDSSAPPPNSLSSSQPLSPPHQSKYLTLQEIIWRATDCEIEILEKVLMYLRNTETLMEPNNLKNKWVVMKLKKDGYEASLCKTSWVSSFRLSEGDYEYVDVMMKDKNNVKVTRLIVDMDFRSQFELARPTQNYKQLKDTLPTIFVGTEEKLDKIISLLCPAAKQSLKENGLRVPPWRKAKYMQSKWLSKDCKKVSINMETGIMDHKSEPQFTTTH